Proteins encoded by one window of Geobacter sp. DSM 9736:
- a CDS encoding PfaD family polyunsaturated fatty acid/polyketide biosynthesis protein, with product MTLLHEVLRHILRPVTVPVREGVSLSEQRFGGNEPTPGGAIAPRCRLEDLGNPEFRADHGIRYPYLGGSMAKGISSVAMVEELGRAGMLGFFGAAGLPLEEVEAAVAHLGELGIPHGFNLIHSPHEPDLEAALADLYLRRGVTLIEASAFLNLTLPLVRYRVHGIRREADGRIITPHRIIAKVSREELAAKFFAPPPENFLRELVAAGDITSEQAELAARIPMAQDITAEADSGGHTDNRPAIALFPTICGVRDRQQEVHGFTQRLRVGLAGGIATPLSAAAAFSMGADWIMTGSINQACVESGTSGEVRAMLAETRQADIAMAPAADMFEMGVNVQVLKRGTMFSMRAARLYELYRLHPDMESIPAAEREKLEKTMFRGTLDEIWRETRSYFLRRDPRQVERADRDPKHRMALVFRWYLGQATHWANRGESSRKIDYQVWCGPAMGAFNEWATGSFLEQVENRRVVTVALNILFGAAVQMRIAALRCQGTPLPPEATRIVPLPLDKIKEYLSEKG from the coding sequence GTGACATTGTTGCATGAAGTCCTTCGCCACATCCTGCGCCCCGTAACGGTTCCGGTCCGGGAGGGGGTAAGCCTCTCCGAGCAGCGTTTCGGCGGGAACGAACCGACACCTGGCGGCGCCATTGCGCCCCGCTGCCGGCTGGAGGATCTGGGTAACCCCGAATTCCGCGCCGACCATGGCATCCGCTACCCATACCTGGGCGGATCGATGGCAAAAGGGATCAGCTCTGTCGCAATGGTTGAAGAACTTGGCCGTGCGGGAATGCTGGGCTTCTTCGGTGCCGCCGGACTCCCCCTCGAAGAAGTCGAAGCCGCAGTGGCACATCTCGGGGAACTGGGGATACCCCACGGGTTCAACCTGATCCATTCCCCGCATGAGCCTGACCTTGAGGCGGCCCTTGCAGACCTCTATCTGCGGCGCGGCGTCACCCTTATCGAGGCTTCCGCATTCCTCAACCTCACGCTTCCGCTGGTACGCTATCGGGTGCACGGGATACGCCGTGAAGCAGACGGAAGGATCATAACCCCGCACCGCATAATAGCCAAAGTCTCGCGGGAGGAACTGGCGGCGAAATTTTTCGCGCCTCCCCCCGAAAACTTCCTCCGTGAGCTCGTGGCAGCAGGGGACATCACCTCCGAACAGGCCGAATTGGCTGCCCGCATTCCCATGGCGCAGGATATAACGGCCGAGGCGGATTCCGGAGGCCACACCGACAACAGGCCGGCCATTGCCCTCTTCCCCACTATCTGCGGCGTAAGGGATCGGCAGCAGGAAGTCCACGGCTTTACTCAGCGCCTGCGGGTAGGTCTTGCTGGAGGAATCGCAACACCCCTGTCGGCGGCTGCGGCCTTCTCCATGGGCGCAGACTGGATCATGACCGGCTCGATCAACCAGGCATGTGTGGAGTCGGGGACTTCCGGCGAAGTCCGGGCCATGCTCGCCGAGACGCGGCAGGCGGATATCGCCATGGCCCCGGCTGCCGACATGTTCGAGATGGGAGTGAACGTGCAGGTGCTCAAACGCGGGACCATGTTCTCCATGCGTGCCGCCCGGCTTTATGAGCTCTACCGGCTTCACCCGGACATGGAGTCAATTCCTGCAGCCGAGCGGGAGAAGCTGGAAAAGACCATGTTTCGTGGTACGCTGGATGAAATATGGCGGGAGACGAGGAGCTATTTTCTACGGCGTGATCCCCGGCAGGTGGAACGGGCGGACCGGGACCCGAAACACCGGATGGCGCTCGTCTTCAGGTGGTATCTCGGGCAGGCGACCCACTGGGCCAACAGAGGGGAAAGTTCCCGGAAAATCGATTATCAGGTATGGTGCGGACCCGCCATGGGCGCTTTCAACGAGTGGGCCACCGGATCGTTCCTGGAACAGGTTGAAAACCGTCGGGTCGTGACGGTCGCCCTGAATATCCTCTTCGGGGCAGCCGTACAGATGCGGATCGCCGCCCTCCGCTGTCAGGGTACCCCCCTGCCGCCTGAGGCGACGCGGATCGTGCCGCTCCCCCTGGATAAGATAAAGGAGTATCTCAGTGAAAAAGGATGA
- a CDS encoding sensor domain-containing diguanylate cyclase — protein MAQAQRNLEAHIQELNDIIGVARTVVSTLDLDKVLDAVLHNAMQFMNMPAGMLEVYNETTGEMIPHVHSGLSPEFVANDRWRISARTDLVTKRAMHDGRIHHIAAIAPGTDGADALLKENIRSLVCVPLLLQGRPLGVLYLYDFQPRELEQRQLDLLGIFASFAVMSIDNASLHTRTKRMAITDALTGIYNNRYFKQVFPYELSRARRYGKPLSLIMMDIDHFKQLNDTYGHPKGDQVLATLGKVLSGSLRAADFSFRYGGEEFAVLLPETRIEGAFLVAESLREKIRKSVSPVLGEAVDQQVTVSLGVACYPNDANTPELLLKHADSCLYKAKKQGRNRVYWESCLT, from the coding sequence ATGGCCCAAGCTCAGCGAAATCTCGAAGCCCACATCCAGGAACTGAACGACATCATCGGGGTAGCCCGCACCGTCGTTTCCACGCTCGATCTCGACAAGGTTCTCGATGCCGTTCTGCACAACGCGATGCAGTTCATGAACATGCCTGCAGGCATGCTGGAGGTCTACAACGAGACTACGGGTGAGATGATTCCCCATGTTCACTCCGGCCTCTCCCCCGAATTCGTTGCCAACGACAGGTGGCGCATCTCCGCCCGCACCGATCTTGTTACGAAGCGTGCGATGCACGACGGGCGCATTCATCATATCGCCGCTATCGCACCGGGAACCGACGGAGCCGACGCCCTTCTGAAGGAAAACATACGTTCACTGGTGTGCGTCCCGCTTCTGCTTCAGGGAAGGCCCCTCGGTGTCCTTTACCTTTATGACTTCCAGCCGCGCGAGCTCGAACAGCGGCAACTGGATCTTCTCGGAATTTTCGCTTCTTTCGCAGTCATGTCCATCGACAACGCGAGCCTCCACACCCGGACCAAGCGCATGGCAATCACCGACGCGCTCACCGGGATCTACAACAATCGCTACTTCAAGCAGGTCTTCCCTTATGAGCTCTCCCGTGCACGCCGCTACGGGAAGCCCCTATCACTGATCATGATGGACATCGACCATTTCAAACAACTCAACGACACCTATGGGCATCCAAAAGGGGATCAGGTGCTGGCGACCCTAGGAAAGGTGCTTTCGGGTTCGCTGAGAGCCGCCGACTTCTCTTTCCGTTACGGCGGCGAGGAATTCGCCGTGCTCCTCCCTGAGACCCGCATTGAGGGTGCATTTCTCGTGGCCGAAAGCCTGCGGGAAAAAATCCGGAAATCAGTCTCTCCCGTACTGGGAGAGGCGGTAGACCAACAGGTCACCGTCAGCCTGGGTGTCGCCTGCTACCCCAACGATGCCAACACGCCGGAGCTTCTCCTCAAACATGCGGACAGCTGCCTCTATAAGGCGAAGAAGCAGGGGCGCAATCGCGTGTACTGGGAAAGTTGCCTCACATGA
- a CDS encoding autotransporter assembly complex family protein, which translates to MITPRALLPGLRRFCLNMPVLQLMTLLITCCASQAMAAESLELVVEGVEGELSANVQQALTLPRDIVREGRVDRLWLERLRRQAEEKARRAIEPFGYYKGKAKAIVEEPDSGEFVLHVSVEPGPPVRLSRVHMAVQGAGAGEETLKDLVEEFPLRQGDVLLQQEYERTKAALQARAQELGYLDADFVQHRIGINRAEEKAEIDLVMETGPRYYFGSAAIQGAEQYPGDFLRRYLAFREGEVFSYGKLGETQVNYTNADRFRQVVVTPEREKASPDHRIPVLVQLEAAPRHTLHPGIGYGTDTGARFSIRYRDRNLWNMAHEFNSNLFISERLQGLHSEYVVPSPRDINTSTSLQLTLQQEDVAAYISRFVAVELGRNHSFGSGRRGTAYVRVQQESFIIGSERSDSRLVLPGYRFTEDRYDSLLRPRKGYRYGFDLRGTHQYLGSDTGLLQLVTDASTFLPLPWRFSLFLRGRGAFTAQNDPLAELPASLRFFAGGDTSVRGYSYRALGPRNAAGEVTGGRHLLTGTAELFRDLFDNWAVSAFYDAGNAFNAFANVAVAQGAGIGIHYYSPIGALNLSLARQLAEPEPALRIHFTLGFEL; encoded by the coding sequence ATGATAACACCCAGGGCATTATTGCCGGGCCTGAGGCGCTTCTGCCTGAACATGCCCGTTCTCCAGCTGATGACGCTTCTCATAACATGCTGCGCCTCCCAGGCAATGGCGGCGGAGAGCCTGGAGCTTGTAGTCGAGGGGGTCGAAGGAGAACTCAGCGCCAACGTCCAGCAGGCGCTGACGCTCCCTCGTGATATAGTTCGTGAAGGCAGAGTTGACCGACTGTGGCTCGAACGGCTGCGGCGGCAGGCGGAGGAAAAGGCGCGACGCGCCATAGAGCCGTTCGGCTACTACAAGGGAAAGGCGAAAGCAATCGTGGAGGAACCGGATTCGGGAGAATTCGTTCTGCACGTTTCGGTTGAGCCGGGGCCTCCGGTGCGGCTGTCGAGGGTTCACATGGCGGTGCAAGGCGCCGGAGCCGGGGAGGAAACTCTGAAAGACCTGGTGGAGGAGTTCCCGCTCAGACAGGGGGATGTCCTGCTTCAGCAGGAGTACGAGCGGACGAAAGCCGCCCTCCAGGCACGGGCTCAGGAACTCGGCTATCTGGATGCCGACTTCGTTCAGCATCGGATAGGAATCAACCGTGCGGAAGAGAAAGCCGAGATCGATCTGGTCATGGAAACCGGTCCACGCTACTACTTCGGTTCCGCCGCGATCCAGGGGGCGGAGCAATACCCTGGAGATTTCCTTCGGCGGTACCTGGCATTCCGGGAAGGAGAGGTATTCTCGTATGGCAAGCTCGGAGAGACGCAGGTCAACTACACCAACGCCGACCGCTTCCGGCAGGTGGTCGTAACGCCGGAACGGGAAAAGGCATCGCCCGACCACCGGATACCGGTGCTGGTCCAGCTGGAAGCCGCCCCCCGCCATACCCTCCATCCCGGGATCGGCTACGGTACCGACACCGGGGCCAGGTTCTCGATCCGCTACCGCGACCGCAATCTCTGGAACATGGCACATGAGTTCAACTCGAACCTTTTCATATCCGAACGCCTCCAGGGTCTGCATTCCGAATATGTAGTACCGAGCCCCCGTGACATCAACACTTCCACCTCACTTCAGCTGACGCTCCAGCAGGAGGATGTGGCGGCCTACATCAGCCGGTTTGTGGCGGTGGAGCTCGGGCGAAACCACAGTTTCGGCTCGGGCCGCCGGGGCACCGCCTACGTCCGGGTACAGCAGGAAAGCTTCATCATAGGAAGCGAGCGCTCCGATTCGCGGCTGGTCCTGCCCGGATACCGCTTCACGGAGGACAGGTACGACAGCCTCCTGCGCCCTCGCAAGGGGTACCGGTACGGATTCGATCTGAGGGGAACACATCAGTACCTTGGTTCCGATACGGGCCTCCTGCAGCTTGTTACCGACGCAAGCACCTTCCTCCCCCTCCCCTGGCGCTTCTCTCTCTTCCTGAGAGGCAGGGGGGCATTTACCGCACAGAACGACCCGCTGGCGGAGCTGCCGGCATCCCTGCGCTTCTTCGCCGGCGGCGACACCAGTGTCCGGGGCTACTCCTACCGCGCCCTTGGACCAAGGAACGCAGCGGGCGAAGTGACCGGCGGACGGCACCTGCTTACCGGGACGGCAGAGCTCTTCCGGGACCTGTTCGACAACTGGGCCGTTTCCGCTTTCTACGATGCCGGAAATGCCTTCAACGCCTTCGCAAACGTCGCCGTCGCCCAGGGTGCCGGGATCGGTATCCATTATTACAGTCCGATAGGCGCGCTGAACCTCTCCCTGGCTCGCCAGCTCGCGGAACCTGAGCCGGCGCTCCGCATTCATTTTACCCTTGGATTCGAGCTTTGA
- a CDS encoding DUF748 domain-containing protein, with protein sequence MTDNKALPGLQRFVSKLPKALLVVLGILLLLIVLLIIASFFIDEPLRRYTEREANRQLKGYTVRIPHLSLHPLSLSVTLKNLSITQEKHPDPPVARFDRIHSGIYWRGLLSGRLVAEMKVAHPVINVNLAQLKEEAKHPEPVRKKRWQQAVQALYPLKVNVFSISDGDITYVDEKAIKKPLHFTKLNLRVRNIRNRASAKNVFPSPFHMDMVIFGTGKVAVDGAANFLAEPNPTGQATFEVTNVPLDYLKPILARSKVDIEGGILSTSGRVVYAPKEKIAEVKYLTVEKLKADYIQEGVTAVTKKKGKAEAVQEAKKIQEKPGLLLRLDRLQIKDCEFGFINRQASPTYRAFMSNTDLLLTNLSNKFSQGPAKLNLSGKFMGSGATKVTATFRPEEKGPDFDLNLSIYGTDMKTMNNLLRAYGNFDVVAGKFSFYSEITVNGTRVKGYVKPLFRDMNVYDRRQDKEKGLFRKLYEGLVGGVAGLLENRPRESVATKTDISGTLDQPRVGTWQTIVNLLRNAFLRAILPGFEEEVRRGGGK encoded by the coding sequence ATGACTGACAACAAGGCTCTACCTGGGTTGCAGCGGTTCGTGTCGAAACTTCCGAAGGCACTTCTGGTCGTACTCGGCATCCTCCTCCTGCTCATCGTGCTCCTCATCATCGCCTCTTTTTTCATAGACGAGCCACTCCGCCGGTATACGGAGCGGGAAGCAAACAGGCAGCTTAAAGGCTACACAGTGCGAATCCCGCACCTCTCGCTCCACCCCCTCAGCCTCTCCGTGACCCTCAAGAACCTGTCGATCACGCAGGAAAAGCACCCCGACCCGCCGGTCGCCCGGTTCGACCGCATTCATTCCGGCATCTACTGGCGCGGACTTCTCTCGGGGCGGCTTGTAGCGGAAATGAAGGTGGCGCATCCGGTCATAAACGTGAACCTGGCGCAGTTGAAGGAAGAAGCGAAACACCCGGAGCCGGTGCGGAAAAAGCGATGGCAGCAGGCGGTGCAGGCGCTGTATCCGTTAAAAGTCAACGTCTTCTCTATTTCAGATGGGGATATTACCTATGTCGACGAGAAAGCGATCAAGAAACCGCTCCACTTCACCAAGCTGAACCTACGTGTCAGGAACATCCGGAACCGCGCCTCCGCCAAAAATGTTTTCCCTTCACCATTCCACATGGACATGGTGATTTTCGGTACCGGCAAGGTCGCTGTGGACGGAGCTGCCAACTTCCTGGCGGAGCCGAATCCTACCGGGCAGGCGACATTCGAGGTGACAAACGTACCGCTCGACTACCTGAAGCCGATCCTCGCCCGCTCCAAAGTGGACATAGAAGGGGGAATCCTCTCAACCAGCGGGAGAGTGGTGTACGCCCCCAAAGAGAAGATAGCCGAGGTAAAGTATCTGACTGTCGAGAAGCTGAAGGCTGATTACATTCAGGAAGGCGTAACGGCCGTCACGAAAAAGAAGGGAAAAGCCGAGGCGGTGCAGGAAGCAAAAAAAATACAGGAGAAGCCCGGGCTGCTTCTCCGGCTCGATCGCCTGCAGATCAAGGACTGTGAATTCGGCTTCATCAACAGGCAAGCATCTCCGACGTACCGGGCCTTTATGTCCAATACCGATTTGCTGCTGACGAACCTCTCGAACAAATTCAGCCAGGGTCCGGCGAAGTTGAACCTCAGCGGCAAATTCATGGGGAGCGGTGCAACGAAGGTAACGGCAACCTTCCGACCCGAAGAAAAGGGACCTGACTTCGACCTGAACCTCTCGATCTACGGCACGGACATGAAGACCATGAACAACCTGCTAAGGGCCTACGGCAATTTCGATGTGGTGGCTGGGAAATTCTCCTTCTACTCCGAAATCACAGTCAACGGCACCAGAGTGAAGGGGTATGTGAAACCGTTATTCCGGGACATGAATGTCTATGACCGCCGCCAGGACAAGGAAAAGGGGCTGTTCCGCAAACTCTACGAGGGACTGGTAGGAGGGGTAGCCGGACTGCTTGAGAACCGTCCGCGAGAATCGGTAGCCACCAAAACGGACATATCGGGGACACTGGACCAACCACGGGTCGGAACGTGGCAGACGATCGTGAACCTGCTCAGGAATGCATTTTTACGAGCCATTTTACCTGGTTTCGAGGAAGAGGTCAGGCGGGGGGGCGGCAAGTAA
- a CDS encoding translocation/assembly module TamB domain-containing protein encodes MRKIAIAIAAGLLLTMILLAGIVVWLGGSSSGTQTIFRIISRYSPVKVSTKEVEGKLLGPLHLAGLRIELPHTRLEAARLHLDWYPHALLNGRVLVKELVLEGVHVHDLSPPSGKPPAIGWPRVSGILLRTEVRVEQLRVTDLIYRSRDAKPIRLTSLTGSAAWNDGTLSLYGLQASAPEGSVSGNVAAGFRFPSLRADLAILPAVKTAIETISVRLRLIPGKSPEFIGGRISINGKGAKTGPFAVKGELALTRTEIRLRRIIAQRTGKSGKVTGTATVTLRKEGPHYTAHLQTEKLDLFSETGRHTDLSGRLTFSGTPSAYVGSVALQNRGEAWRLAALSSPFRGNDRGITLAPLSGTFLSGTISGSLSIGWHEEIRLRSSVKAMNLNPSIVDRRWQGEVSFEADAAISSVSGKEMSGEVTGTFLPSTLHGRPLTGKLDARFSGKRVTIRELFVKGEGFSATASGDLTKRLSFIADADDLRLVAPGVAGQASAQGWVRWSGTLPAGEIVVQGENLSAGGAGIAQARLVARAGTDRSDSATGRLWLQGVDWQHISADAATLDFDGSIAAHTVSIEMTAPQASLWMSVRGGYHNEAWQGEITALSGKDPLGAWKMLGPAPLDISRERLALSSLNVVSAGGERVTASAGFSRKPLGGSLRAEWNSILLDRANPWLEGVQLHGDSSGEVDLRLTSRRLVTGTGQALLAGTVAADGKAVQVRNAFVRLDLEEEGMSGLAELDLGTNGHGSARFASHLPPRLGIPQEGKGDVQWDIDMALLQPWLPENFDMTGRLAGRVTTTLHPGSRFEMIGKTTLSSGSVQVAASGGRLATRIRTLDAAWGWKGSELEGGFTASLSQWGETRGQVRLPIPARFPLEIDRTRSLLGYITGEVRELGVITALFPGIVQEGHGTLGYDLRAEGSWNAPKLLGTAQLKGGSAYIPSAGIRVSGTEVYARFDRERVVVEKFRAASGPGFLEGAGEIRLGKGQVADYRFTLSGERFQAVNLPGMSGTVTPRLEISGTPARAAVTGNVLIPDLRITGETTGSPVEPSSDVVILDAPPNEQSGRTSVALRVGIRLGDRVIVKAKGIDARLEGGLDLTGEDLERISSRGEIKVVEGRYKAYGLDLEIVRGRIFYAGGPLAQPTLDILALRTLEDVKAGVTVAGSVAAPVVKLYSEPAMPDVDILAYMVLGHPLGQSSGEQAGLVSRAAAALLSAGQSVALQDQVKSRLGLSTIEIQTGEQQKGYMGGYRRVAVAPPGSAPAEAGAISDTTVLLGKYLTPRLYVSYGRSLFTGTNIFRLRYDISRKWQIETQAGAESGADLFYKIDFD; translated from the coding sequence TTGAGAAAGATCGCCATCGCCATAGCTGCCGGGCTCCTGCTGACGATGATCCTTCTGGCAGGAATCGTTGTATGGCTCGGAGGAAGCAGCAGCGGCACGCAAACGATATTCCGGATTATCTCGCGCTATTCGCCGGTGAAGGTAAGCACGAAGGAGGTCGAGGGAAAGCTGCTCGGGCCGCTCCATCTGGCCGGTCTTCGTATCGAGCTACCACACACAAGGCTGGAGGCGGCCCGACTGCATCTCGACTGGTACCCTCACGCCCTGCTTAACGGTCGGGTGCTCGTGAAGGAGCTGGTCCTGGAGGGAGTCCACGTTCACGACCTGTCCCCCCCTTCCGGAAAACCTCCGGCTATCGGATGGCCGCGAGTCTCCGGCATTCTACTTCGAACAGAGGTTCGGGTTGAGCAACTGCGGGTCACGGACCTTATCTACCGTAGCCGTGACGCGAAGCCCATTCGCCTGACCTCGCTCACAGGTTCCGCCGCGTGGAACGACGGTACGCTCAGCCTCTACGGCCTCCAGGCATCGGCTCCTGAGGGGAGTGTTTCGGGAAATGTCGCGGCGGGTTTCCGTTTCCCCTCTCTCCGCGCCGATCTCGCCATACTTCCCGCCGTTAAGACAGCGATTGAGACCATTTCCGTAAGACTGCGACTGATACCCGGAAAGTCCCCCGAGTTCATTGGCGGCCGGATCTCCATCAACGGCAAAGGAGCGAAAACCGGGCCGTTTGCAGTAAAAGGAGAACTGGCACTGACCAGGACGGAAATACGCCTGCGCCGGATCATCGCCCAACGCACCGGCAAGTCGGGAAAGGTCACCGGCACAGCTACCGTAACCCTCCGCAAGGAAGGCCCGCATTACACCGCCCACCTGCAGACGGAGAAACTGGATCTGTTCTCCGAAACCGGCCGGCACACCGACCTTTCCGGAAGGCTCACATTCAGCGGCACCCCCTCGGCATACGTGGGAAGCGTCGCCCTTCAGAACCGTGGAGAGGCCTGGCGCCTCGCTGCTCTATCCTCACCCTTCAGGGGGAATGACCGCGGAATCACTCTCGCTCCGCTATCGGGAACGTTCCTCAGCGGCACTATAAGTGGCAGCCTCAGCATCGGATGGCATGAAGAGATAAGACTTCGAAGCTCGGTTAAAGCGATGAATTTAAATCCTTCCATTGTGGACCGGCGCTGGCAGGGAGAGGTCAGCTTCGAGGCGGATGCTGCAATATCAAGCGTCTCGGGAAAAGAAATGAGCGGCGAAGTGACAGGAACATTCCTTCCTAGCACCCTCCATGGCCGCCCCCTGACCGGGAAACTCGATGCCCGATTCTCAGGGAAAAGGGTCACCATAAGAGAACTTTTCGTCAAAGGAGAAGGTTTCTCCGCCACTGCTTCAGGTGATCTCACGAAGCGTCTTTCCTTCATCGCTGATGCGGACGACCTGAGGCTGGTCGCACCGGGAGTGGCAGGTCAGGCGTCGGCGCAGGGCTGGGTCCGGTGGAGCGGCACGCTGCCGGCAGGGGAGATAGTGGTCCAAGGGGAAAACCTCTCCGCCGGCGGAGCCGGCATTGCCCAGGCACGCTTGGTAGCCAGGGCAGGCACTGACCGATCCGATTCCGCAACCGGCCGCCTTTGGCTCCAGGGGGTCGACTGGCAGCACATTTCTGCAGACGCGGCGACGCTTGACTTTGACGGATCGATTGCCGCACACACCGTCTCGATCGAAATGACGGCACCGCAAGCGTCTCTTTGGATGAGTGTCCGGGGGGGATACCACAATGAAGCCTGGCAAGGTGAGATAACCGCCTTATCCGGCAAGGACCCGCTGGGAGCGTGGAAGATGCTGGGGCCGGCTCCTCTCGATATCTCCAGGGAGCGGCTAGCACTTTCCTCGCTGAATGTTGTCAGTGCCGGCGGCGAAAGAGTTACGGCTTCGGCAGGGTTCAGCCGTAAGCCCCTTGGCGGCAGCCTCCGGGCGGAGTGGAACTCGATTCTTCTTGACCGCGCCAACCCATGGTTGGAGGGAGTGCAACTCCATGGCGATTCTTCGGGAGAGGTGGACCTGCGTCTAACCTCCCGCCGGCTTGTTACCGGAACGGGGCAGGCGCTCCTTGCCGGAACGGTAGCCGCCGACGGGAAAGCGGTCCAGGTAAGGAACGCTTTTGTTCGCCTCGACCTGGAGGAAGAGGGGATGAGCGGCCTCGCCGAACTCGATCTGGGGACCAACGGACACGGTTCGGCCCGCTTCGCCTCGCACCTCCCACCCCGTCTCGGCATCCCGCAGGAGGGGAAGGGAGACGTCCAGTGGGACATAGACATGGCACTGCTTCAACCATGGCTGCCGGAAAACTTCGACATGACCGGCCGCCTGGCCGGGCGGGTCACTACTACCCTTCATCCCGGCAGCCGGTTCGAGATGATAGGCAAAACCACGCTTTCTTCCGGCTCGGTTCAGGTGGCCGCCTCCGGCGGCAGGCTCGCCACGAGGATACGTACGCTAGACGCCGCCTGGGGATGGAAAGGCAGCGAGCTCGAAGGGGGCTTCACGGCGAGCCTTTCGCAATGGGGGGAAACCAGGGGGCAGGTGCGCCTTCCCATCCCTGCCCGGTTCCCACTGGAAATCGACCGCACTCGTTCCCTGCTGGGGTATATCACGGGCGAGGTCCGGGAGCTCGGAGTCATCACCGCCCTCTTTCCTGGTATAGTTCAGGAAGGCCACGGCACACTTGGTTACGATCTGAGGGCGGAAGGATCGTGGAACGCTCCGAAGCTTCTGGGGACCGCACAGCTAAAGGGGGGAAGCGCCTACATACCCTCGGCGGGAATCCGGGTTTCCGGTACCGAGGTTTATGCACGATTCGATCGCGAGCGGGTGGTGGTCGAGAAATTCAGGGCCGCGTCGGGCCCGGGCTTTCTCGAAGGGGCCGGAGAGATCAGGCTCGGAAAGGGTCAGGTCGCGGATTACCGCTTCACGTTGAGCGGCGAGCGTTTTCAGGCGGTGAACCTGCCCGGAATGAGCGGCACCGTCACCCCTCGCCTCGAAATATCGGGAACCCCGGCCCGGGCTGCCGTAACGGGAAACGTGCTGATCCCGGACCTGCGGATCACCGGTGAAACCACCGGATCACCGGTGGAACCGAGCAGCGACGTGGTGATACTGGATGCACCCCCGAATGAGCAGTCGGGCCGCACTTCCGTCGCCCTGCGTGTGGGGATCCGGCTTGGCGATCGCGTCATCGTGAAGGCCAAGGGGATCGACGCCCGGCTGGAAGGGGGGCTAGACCTGACGGGAGAGGACCTTGAGCGTATTTCAAGTCGAGGAGAGATAAAGGTCGTAGAGGGCCGCTACAAAGCGTACGGGCTTGATCTGGAAATAGTCCGCGGAAGGATCTTCTATGCCGGAGGTCCCCTTGCCCAGCCGACCCTTGACATACTCGCGCTCCGCACGCTCGAAGATGTGAAAGCCGGCGTTACAGTAGCAGGATCCGTTGCGGCCCCCGTGGTCAAGCTGTATTCGGAACCCGCCATGCCCGATGTGGATATCCTCGCCTACATGGTACTCGGACATCCTCTCGGCCAGAGCAGCGGCGAACAAGCAGGCCTCGTCTCCCGTGCAGCCGCCGCCCTCCTGTCCGCCGGGCAATCGGTGGCCCTGCAGGACCAGGTGAAAAGCCGCCTCGGATTGAGCACGATCGAGATTCAGACCGGGGAACAGCAGAAGGGATACATGGGGGGGTACCGGCGCGTTGCCGTGGCTCCTCCCGGTAGCGCGCCGGCAGAGGCCGGCGCAATCTCAGACACCACCGTCCTCCTGGGGAAATACCTTACGCCGCGGCTTTACGTCAGCTATGGCCGCTCGCTATTCACCGGCACCAACATTTTCAGGCTGCGGTACGACATCAGCCGCAAGTGGCAGATCGAGACGCAGGCTGGTGCGGAAAGTGGCGCCGACCTGTTTTACAAGATCGATTTCGATTGA